The Pseudomonas sp. SCB32 DNA window GTTGCTGCTTGGCGAAGCTGTCGAATTGCGCACCGAAACTGTTGTTCACCAGCGTGCCGCCCTTCAGGCCGCGCAGATCCTCCCAGTGCGTAAAGGGGATGCTGGTGTCCTTGCGCGTCCAGACCACGCTGTCGGTCGTCAGGAAGGCCGGATGGACGTAGTCCATGGTCTCCATCCGCGCCGGAGTGAGGAAGGCGCCGGCGATCAGGTCGACGCGACCGAGCCGCGCCTCCTCCTGCGCCCGCGCCCAGGAGCCGGTATAAATCACCCGGATATCCACGCCGATGGCCTTGCCGATCTCTTCCAGCAGGTCGGCATTGGCGCCGATCAGGCGCTCGGGCTTCATCGGGTCGCGCCACAGATAGGGTGGGTATTCCGGGTTGCCGGTGGCGACCAGGCGCTCACACTTGCCTGCGGCAAAGCCGGCCAGGGACACTGAAAAGGTCGCCAGCAAAAGCGCTGCACGCAGCATTGTGGAGCATTGAGGCATCGTCAATCTCGCTCACCGGAAGTAAGAACAGTCATGCTTAGACCTGCAAAATGCTAGCGTAAATCACACCATCCCGATTTGGTAATAAGGACTTCTCATGAAGAAAGCCCTTCTGTTCCTTGTACTGCTGCTCGCCGCCACGGCGGGCGTGCTCTACGTCTTTCCCTCCACGCTGCTGGCTACCGCGCAGTTCGCCGAGAGCAGCCGCGCGGGCCTGAGCGAACGCAGCCTTGCCGTGGACAACCTCGACATCCGCTACTACGAGGGTGGCCCGGACAAGGCACAGACCGTTCTACTGGTCCACGGTTTCGGCGCCGACAAGAGCAACTGGCTGCGCTTCGCCCGCTTCCTCACCGATCGCTACCACGTCATCGCCCTGGACCTTCCGGGCTTCGGCGAAAGCAGTCGGCCCGCGAACATCAGCTACGACGTCGGCACCCAGGCCGAACGTCTGGCGGACTTCATGCGCGAACTGGGCATCGGCCGCTTCCATGTGGTCGGCAACTCCATGGGCGGGCACATCGCCGCCCTGCTCGCCGCACGCCACCCGAACGAGGTGCTGTCGGTCGGCCTGTTCGATAACGCCGGGATCGTGTCGCCTCATCAGAGCGAACTGTTCCAGCGCCTGAGCAAGGGTGAAGACAACCCGCTGGTGCTGCGCTCGGTAGACGACTTCCCCGCCCTGCTCGACTTCGTGTTCGTACAAAAACCGCCGATGCCCTCACGACTGGAACACTACCTGGCGGAGCGCTCGCTGGAGCGTAGCGCCTTCAACAACCGCGTTTTCCAGCAACTGCGCGAACGCTATATCCCGCTGGAACCGGAACTGCCGAAGATCACCGCGCCGACTCTGCTGCTGTGGGGTGATCGCGACCGGGTGCTGGACATCTCCAGCATCGATGTGATGAAACCGCTGTTGAAGAAACCCAGCGTAGCCATCCTCCGCGACTGCGGCCATGCGCCGATGATCGAGCGGCCGGAAGAAACCGCCCAGCTGTATCTGGACTTCCTCCGGCAGAGCCAGGCGCCAGCCACTGCGGCGAACTGAACGACCCGAAAAACAGAAACGGCGCCCAGGGCGCCGTTTCTGCTTGAGCCGAAGGTCCGGCACGCGGCCGGCCCTCTTCCTCAGAGCTGGATCAGATTGGGAATCTGCACGTCTGGATTGACGTCCTGCTCGTAGTCCACGCCGGCGATCTCGAAGCCGAACAGGCGCAGGAACTCGGTCTTGTAGCCGGTGAAGTCGGTCAGCTGGTACAGGTTCTCGTTGGTCACCTTGTCCCACAGGTTCTTCACGGTGTCCTGCACATCCGGCTGCAGTTCCTTGTAGTCGGCGCGCAGGCGGCCGTCGGCGTCCAGATGCGGTTCGGCGCCGTACAGGCTTTCGCGGAACAGGCCGTCGACCTGCTCGATGCAGCCTTCGTGGGTGCCCTTCTCCTTCATCACCTTGAACAACAGCGACAGGTACAGCGGCATCATCGGGATGGCCGAACTGGCCTGGGTGACCACGGCCTTCAGCACGGAAACACGGGCGTCGCCACCAGTAGCGGCCAGTTTCTCGCGAATGCCCAGGACTTTCTGGTCCAGGTCCTTCTTGGCGGCGCCGATGGAGCCGTTCCAGTACAGGTCGTGGGTGATCTCTTCGCCCAGGTAGGTGAAGGCGGTGGTCTTGGCGCCATCGGCCAGCACACCGGCTTCCTGCAGGGCGTCGATCCACATCTGCCAGTCTTCACCGCCCATCACCGCCACGGTGTTGGCGATTTCCTCGGCAGTGGCCGGCTCCATCACGCTTTCCTTGATCACTTCCTTGTCGGTGTCCAGACCACGGAAGTTGACGGTCTTGCCGACCGGCTTGAGCACGGAGTTGAAGACCTCGCCGGTCTTCGGGTGGGTGCGGCGCGGAGCAGCCAGGCTGTAGACCACCAGGTCGACCTTGCCCAGGTCCTGCTTGATGGTGTCGATGGTGACTTGCTTCACTTCATCGGAGAAGGCGTCGCCGTTGATGCTGCGCGCATACAGGCCCTTGGCCTTGGCGAACTTCTCGAAGGCAGCGGAGTTGTACCAGCCGGCGGTGCCCGCCTTGGTCTCGCTGCCCGGACGCTCGAAGAACACGCCCAGGGTGTCGGCGCCGGCGCCGAAGGCGGCGCTGATGCGCGCGGCCAGGCCGTAGCCGGTGGACGAACCGATCACCAGGACCTTCTTCGGACCGTTGGCGATGGGGCCATGCGCCTCGACGTACTCGATCTGTTCCTTGACGTTGGCTTCACAGCCGGTCGGGTGGGTAGTGACGCAGATGAAGCCACGCACGCGCGGTTTGATGATCATGAAAACCTCGGTAGCCAGGTGTCGTTTAAACACATTCAGGAACTGGAGACGTCGCGCATTGTAGATGAGACACCTTCGCCCGTGGACTTATCGGCGAAGATTCGTGACCAATGGGTCATCAGTGCCGCGAAATGACCATTTCCCGAGGAAAATCAGGGACCTGAAATGAAAGAACCCGCCACGAGGGCGGGTTCCTTCAACAAGCGGATCAGGCTCAGACGGCCTTTTCCAGCTCCGGTACGGCTTCGAACAGGTCAGCGACCAGGCCGTAGTCGGCAACCTGGAAGATCGGCGCCTCTTCGTCCTTGTTGATCGCAACGATGACCTTGGAGTCCTTCATGCCCGCCAGGTGCTGGATGGCACCGGAGATGCCGACCGCGATGTACAGCTGCGGTGCAACGATCTTGCCGGTCTGGCCGACCTGCATGTCGTTCGGCACGAAGCCGGCGTCGACCGCGGCGCGGGAAGCGCCGACCGCGGCGCCCAGCTTGTCGGCCAGGGCGTAGAGGATCTTGAAGTTGTCGCCGTTGCCCATGCCACGGCCGCCGGAAACGACGATCTTGGCAGCGGTCAGTTCCGGACGATCGGACTTGGCCAGTTCTTCGCCAACGAAGGCGGACTTGCCGGCATCGGCCGGGCCGGAAACCTGCTCGACAGCGGCGGAGCCACCTTCGGCAGCAACGGCGTCGAAGCCGGTGCCACGTACGGTGATGACCTTGACGGCAGCCGAGGACTGCACGGTAGCGATGGCGTTACCGGCATAGATCGGGCGCTTGAAGGTGTCAGCGCTGACGACTTCGATGATCTCGGAGATCTGGTCGACATCCAGCAGGGCGGCAACGCGCGGCAGGAAGTTCTTGCCGTTGGTGGTGGCCGGAGCCAGCACGTGGCTGTAGCCCTTGCCCAGCTCAGCGATCAGCGGAGCGACGTTTTCCGGCAGCTGGTGAGCGTAGGCGGCGTTGTCGGCGACCAGCACCTTGGATACGCCTGCGATCTTGGCAGCGGCTTCGGCCACGCCACCGACGTTCTGGCCAGCGACCAGGACGGCGATGTCACCACCGATCTTCTGCGCGGCAGCGACGGTGTTCAGGGTGGCAGCGCCCAGTGCGCCGTTGTTGTGCTCAGCGATTACCAGGATAGCCATCAGATTACTTTCGCCTCGTTCTTCAGTTTCTCGACCAGTTCGGCAACGGACTTGACCTTGACGCCAGCGCTACGGGCAGCCGGAGCTTCGACTTTCACGGTCTTCACGGTGGAAGCGGTGGAAACGCCCAGGGCGTCCGGGGTCACCACGTCCAGCGGCTTCTTCTTCGCCTTCATGATGTTCGGCAGCGACGCGTAGCGCGGCTCGTTCAGGCGCAGGTCGGTGGTGACGATCGCCGGCAGGTTCAGGGCAACGGTCTGCAGGCCGCCGTCGATTTCACGGGTGACATTGACCTTGTCGCCAGCGATTTCGACCTTGGAGGCGAAGGTGCCCTGAGCGTAGCCGGTCAGCGCAGCCAGCATCTGGCCGGTCTGGTTGTTGTCGCTGTCGATGGCCTGCTTGCCGAGGATGACCAGCTGCGGCTGCTCTTTGTCGACGAGGGCTTTCAGCGCCTTGGCGATGGCCAGGGAGCTCAGTTCTTCGTTGGATTCAACGAGGATGGCGCGATCGGCACCCAGAGCCAGCGCGGTACGCAGTTGCTCCTGGGCAGCGGTCGGGCCGACGGAGACCGCGACGATCTCGGTGACGACGCCTTTCTCTTTCAGGCGTACGGCCTCTTCCACGGCGATTTCGCAGAAGGGGTTCATGGACATCTTGACGTTGGCGAGATCGACGCCGGAGTTGTCCGCCTTGACGCGGACCTTGACGTTATAGTCAACCACTCGTTTGACAGCTACAAGAACCTTCATGGATTCCTCGTTTTCTCCGGTGAATAGGAATGTCGCCAGACAGGCCTGGCTGGTAGTGCACGCCATCTGCGACTACATCCAGCGCAACGCGACCGCAAAACCGCAGGTATCTTGACCGCATCGACCGGGCGGGTCAATACACGAAAATACCCCTTCATAAGCCGCGGACCCCGATTCTATCAGGGTTACGTGCGATTCAAACAAACGTTTGTATTGCTCTCGATAAAGGGTTTAGATATAGCAACAGGTCTAGCTATAATGCGCCCCGCTCTTACCGGGTGGGGGCACGCCCAACCCAATACCTACAAAATGCCCAGAGCCTTGATTCAGGAGAGATCGATAGTGGAACGCGAATTTATGGAATTCGACGTCGTCATCGTCGGCGCCGGCCCTGCCGGTCTGTCCGCCGCCTGCCGACTGAAGCAGAAGGCCGCCGACGCCGGTCAGGAAATCAGCGTCTGTGTGGTCGAGAAGGGTTCCGAAGTGGGCGCCCACATCCTCTCCGGCGCCGTGTTCGAACCGCGCGCGCTCAACGAGCTGTTCCCCAACTGGAAAGAGCTCGAAGCGCCGCTGAACACCCCGGTCAAGCGTGACGACATCTATGTACTGAAGAGCCCGGAAGCGGCGTCCAAGGTGCCGAACTTCTTCGTGCCCAAGACCATGCACAACGAAGGCAACTACATCATCTCCCTGGGCAACCTGTGCCGCTGGCTGGCCCAGCAGGCCGAAGGCCTGGGCGTCGAGATCTACCCGGGCTTCGCCGCCCAGGAAGCGCTGATCGACGAAAATGGCGTGGTGCGCGGCATCGTCACCGGTGACCTGGGCGTCGACCGCGAAGGCAATCCGAAAGAGGGTTACTACACCCCCGGCATGGAACTGCGCGCCAAGTACACCCTGTTCGCCGAAGGCTGCCGTGGCCACATCGGCAAGCAGCTGATCAAGAAGTACAAGCTCGACAGCGAAGCCGACGCCCAGCACTACGGCATCGGCATCAAGGAAATCTGGGACATCGACCCGTCCAAGCACGAGCAGGGCCTGGTGGTGCACACCGCCGGCTGGCCGCTGAACGACGAAAACCCGGGTGGTTCCTTCCTCTATCACCTGGAGAACAACCAGGTGGTGGTCGGCCTGATCATCGACCTGTCCTACACCAACCCGCACCTGTCGCCGTTCGACGAATTCCAGCGCTACAAGCACCACCCGGTGATCAAGCAGTACCTGGAAGGCGGCAAGCGCGTGGCCTACGGCGCTCGCGCCATCTGCAAGGGCGGCCTGAACTCGCTGCCGAAGATGGTCTTCCCGGGCGGCGCGCTGATCGGTTGCGACCTGGGCACCCTGAACTTCGCAAAGATCAAGGGCAGCCACACCGCCATGAAGTCCGGCATGCTGGCCGCCGAATCCGTGGCTGAAGCCCTGTTCGCCGGCCGCGAAGGCGGCGACGTGCTGAACAACTACGTCGATGCCTTCAAGGGCAGCTGGCTGTACGACGAGCTGTTCCGCAGCCGTAACTTCGGCGCGGCGATGCACAAGTTCGGCGCCATCGGTGGCGGTGCGTTCAACTTCATCGACCAGAACATCTTCGGCGGCAAGATCCCGTTCACCCTGCACGACACGACTCCGGACTACGCAACCCTGAAGAAGGCCAGCGAAGCGCCGAAGATCGACTACCCGAAGCCGGACGGCAAGATCAGCTTCGACAAGCTCTCCTCGGTGTTCCTCTCCAACACCAACCACGAGGAAGACCAGCCGATCCACCTGAAGCTGACCGACCCGAGCGTCCCGGTACAGAAGAACCTGCCGCTCTACGACGAGCCTGCGCAGCGTTACTGCCCGGCCGGCGTGTACGAAGTGGTGAGCAACGACGACGGTAGCAAGCGCTTCCAGATCAACGCGCAGAACTGCGTGCACTGCAAGACCTGCGACATCAAGGACCCGGCCCAGAACATCACCTGGGTGGCACCGGAAGGTACCGGCGGTCCGAACTACCCCAACATGTAATGCGTTGGCGGTAACGAAAAAAGGCTCCCATTCGGGAGCCTTTTTTTTGCACCAATCCGGGAACAGAGAGCGTGTAGCAAACTTTAATCCGGACTACCAGACGCGTTCGGACTATTCAGTCACGGCTGCGGCGCAATGGGGAAGAACTCGCCCGAACTCCACACTCCCAGCCATTCCTGCCCATCGATTTCGCGACTGACGGCCAGCTCGACCAACTGGTAGAACACGTTGCGATGGATCAGCGCCTCCAGGTTGACCCGCACCAGCACATAGGGCGACGGCTCCTGGGTCTGCGGGTCGAGCTCCACGCGAATCGGATGCGCGGCATCGGCCACCACTTCATCCTCGACATTGGTGGTGAAGCGCAGCACCTGCTGCTCCCCCTCGCCCTCTACAACCAGGCTGATTGCGACGAACGGCGCGTCATCGACGGTGATTCCGCACTTCTCCACCGGCGTGACCAGGAAATAGTCGTCGCCATCGCGGCGGATGATGGTGGAGAACAGCCGTACCATCGGCTTGCGCCCGATTGGCGTCCCCAGGTAATACCAGGTGCCATCGCGGGCGATGCGCATGTCGATGTCACCGCAGCAGTCCGGGTTCCACAGGTGCACCGGCGGCAGCCCCTTGTCCTTGGTGGCAGGGATCTGCGCCAGCAGGTTGCCGGCCTTTGCGGGATCGGTCATTGGAACTCCTCGTGCGTTTTCACCCCCAGCAGGCTGCGGGCATAATCTTCCAGCGGCGGCCCGATCAAGTCATCGGGGCTGGCATCAAAGAATGTCAGAAAACCGCCGCGGCTGCGGATGGTGGCACTGTCCACCAGATAACGGTTGGCGGTTTCGATCAGCATCACCTGAATCACGCTGCGGTCGCGTCCGATGGCATTGTCGGTGTCTTCATACTGCTCGTAGCTGCCGGCATTGTCTTCACCGTACGCGAAGCGGGTATAGAGCAGATAGTTGGCCCCCACCGCGCGCGCCTCCTGCATCGCGCCCTCCAGCCCCAGCGGCCCCTGGGCACGCCGTACCATCGGGAAATACTCGACGAAGCCCTTGAACGCTTCCTCCGCCACCACGTTCGGCCGCGCGTAGGGATGGCCTGGCGGCACGAAGGGGCCCTGGGCGATGAAGATGAAGGAATCGGACTGCAGGCGCCAGTTCCCCGTACGACGTGTCTGACTGTGATCGAGGAAGCCGGCATCGCCCGCGTAGTAGCCGGTACGTTCAGCCATGTCGCTGGGCGTCATGCAACCTGCCAGGGCCGCAAAGACGAGGGTCAACATCAGGTAGCGCATGCAAAGTCTCCAGGGCCGGCGACGTAAAACCGGCATTTGGACAAGCAATGCAGCTTCCGAGCCATCACAGGCCGCGCTGCCATTCCTGGCGCAAATGCGCGTGCTGCGGCTGTTCGATGGCTTGGCGAACCTGAGCCAGCATACGGGCCTTGTCCGCCCCCAGAACGCCCTTGAGGACCAGGTAGTTGGAGGCGTGATCGCTGCGGAATACGGTGTCGCGCAGCTCAAGGGCACTCAACAGACGCTCGACTTCGGCAAACAGCTCGGCTTGCGACAGCGGCTGGAAATCCGGGAAGCCCGCGCGGAAACGCTCTTCGCCGACCGGGAAGCTCACCACCAGGGTGGAGAGAAACTCCGGCTGCGCCTCGTTCATCAGGCGCGCCGAGTTGTCGGCATGCTGCATGCTCAGCGTGCTGCCGCCCAACCCGTTGAGGATCATCACCGAGCGCTTGATCCCCGCCTCGCCCAGCTTCTGCAGGGCATCCAGCGTGGACGCATAGGTCTCGCCCTTGCTCACCCGCGCCAGCACTTCGTCGTCACCCGACTCGGCGCCGACATAGGCCATGCGCAGGCCGGCATCGGCCAGCTCCTTCAGCTCCTCCACCGACTTCTTGCGCAGGTTACGCGGCAGGCAGTAACTGGAGACGCGATCCACCTCGGGCATATGCTCGCGGATCGCACGCAGGATGTTGAGCAGACGCCGCGTCGGCAGCACAAGCGCATCGCCGTCGGCCAGGAACACCCGCTGGACGATCAGGCGCTCACCGCAACGGCGAATCTCATCCAGCACTTCGGCCTCGTCGCGGGCGCGGAATTTCTTCTGCGGCTGGGTGTACATCTCGCAGAACCCACACTGGTTCCAGGAGCAACCGTTGGTCACCGGCAGGATCAGCGAGTGCGCCTCGCTCGGCGGCCGGAACACCGGCTCGACATAGGAAATAGGGAATTCGTTGGGCATCTGGGCAAATCGGGCAGTTAAGGCGGCCTCAGCCACCGATGATCTTCATGATGGTAACGCCGCCGGAGAAGGCGACTTCCTGTTTGTCCGCGAGCGCGCGCACCAGCAGGCGCTGGAGTGCCGGCAGGGCCTGGTGGCGGGGCTTGTCGAGGAGATCGCCGACGTAATGGCGGTTGCTCGACGACAGACAGCCATGCAGCCAGCCGGTGGACGACAGACGCAGGCGCGAGCAGGTACGGCAGAACGGCACGCTTTCGTTGGCGATCACGCCGAAGAAGCCCTGCCCCGGCACTTCATAGCGCAGCGCGGTGGCATCCACGGGCGCGTTGGCCTGGATATAGGGATGGCGTTCGCCGATCAGCTCCAGCAGCTCCTGCATACCGATGAACTGCTGGTTGAACGCGTTCGGATCGCGGGCCAGGTGTCCCATGCGCATCAGTTCGATGAAGCGCAGTTCGAAGCCATGCTCCAGGCAGTATTCCAGCAGCGGCAGAACCTGATCCAGATTCTGGCCACGCAGCGGCACCATGTTGAGCTTGATCTTCAGGCCCGCCGCGCGGGCCTCGTCGAGCCCCTTGAGCACGGTCGCCAGATCACCGCCACGGGCAATGCGACGGAAGGCGTCGGCATCCAGGGTATCGAGGGAAACGTTGAGGCGACGGATACCGCAATCCAGCAGCAGCGGCAGCTTCTTCGAGAGCAGTTGGCCGTTGGTGGTGATAGCGATGTCCTGCAGGCCGAGGCGACTCACGCCATGCAGGAAGGCGTCCAGCTTGGGGCTGACCAGCGGCTCGCCACCGGTCACTCGCAGGCGCTCGATGCCGGCGGCTTCGATCAGGTAGGCGACGCCGCGGACCAGGGACTCGGCCGACAGCTCGTCCTGTGCGGCGACCAGACGCTTGCCGTCCGGCACGCAGTAGGTGCAGGCGTAATTGCACGCGGCGGTCAGGCTGACCCGCAGGTTGCGGAAGCGCCTGCCCTGGCGGTCGACGATCATGCTCGGCTCCGGTGGGGATTACCCATTCAGTATATCCCCACCCTCACCCGCCGCCCTGTCGCATGAGCGACCGTGGGCCACGTGAATATCGACTCAGGCGGCCGGCGTATCGCCGTCGCGCTTGCGCTTGTTGCCCATGCGCACACCGATGTCCATGAGGAACTGGAAGAAGCCTTCCTGATCCTCCAGCACTTCGCGCCAGAACGGCGAGTGGTACAGCGCCACGGCGCCGTGCACCAGCGCCCAGGCCGCGCAGTAGTGGAAGTAGGCCGGCACGTCTTCCAGCTTGCCCGCTGCGATGCGCTCCTTGATGAGCTGGCTCAGGCGCTCGAAGTTGGACTCGCGGATCTTGTGCAGCTCCTCGACCATCTCCGGGACCTGGCTGGTCTTCACCACCTTCTCTTCCAGGCGGTCGAACAGGCGATAGCGCTGCGGGTCACGCATGCGGAACTCGAAGTAGGCGCGCGAGAGGCGCTCCTTGTCCCGAGCCACATCTTCGGAGTGGAACAGCGCCGCCAGGTCACGCTCATAGTCCAGCATCAGGCGCAGGTAGATCTCCGCCTTGGACTTGAAGTGCTTGTAGATGGTGCCTTTGCCGATACCCACGGCATCGGCGATCATTTCGACCGTGACACTGTCTTCGCCCTGCTCCAGGAAGAGCTTGAGGGCGGTGTCGAGGATTTCCTGTTCGCGTCGACGGAATTCGCGAACCTTGCGCGGCTCTTTCTGCATAAAAAGACTGTTCGGTCAAAAATAGTCAAAATTCGAAGCCGCGTATTATGCCTATTCAGCGCCAAATTGCACGGATCATCCGACATGATTAGCTTCTCCCATGAATTTCCCCAACAGTCCGGCCTGCGCTACCTGAATCACGCAGCTGTAGCGCCCTGGCCCAAGCGTGCGGCTGACGCCGTGGCCGCCTTCGCCCAGGAGAACATCCTGCTCGGCGCCCGCGACTACCCGCAGTGGCTGACCATAGAGAAGCGCCTGCGCGAGCGTCTGGCGCGCCTGCTCAACGCCCAGACCACCGGCGATATCGCCCTGGTGAAGAACACCTCCGAGGCGCTCTCGTTCGTCGCCTTCGGCCTCGACTGGCGCGCGGGTGATCAGGTGGTGATCAGCGACCAGGAGTTCCCCTCCAACCGGGTTGTCTGGGAAGCCCTCAAACCCAAGGGCGTCGAAGTCATCCAGGTCAGCCTGAACGGCAGCGACCCGGAGGGCGATCTGCTCGCCGCCTGCGGCCCGCGTACGCGCCTGCTGTCGATCAGTGCGGTGCAGTACGCCAGCGGGCTGCGCATGGACCTGGAGCGCCTGGGCGCGGGCTGCCGCCAGCGCGGCGTGCTGTATTGCATCGATGCCATCCAGCAACTGGGCGCCCTGCCCTTCGATGTCCAGGCCTACGACTGCGCCTTCGCCATGGCCGACGGACACAAGTGGATGCTCGGCCCGGAAGGCCTGGGCGTATTCTATTGCCGCGCCGCCGAACGGGAACAACTGGCGCTGCAGGAGTACGGCTGGCATATGCTGGAAAACGCAGGCAACTACGACTCGGCCGACTGGCAACCGGCGCGCAGCGCGCGGCGCTTCGAGTGCGGCAGCCCGAACATGCTCGGGGCGGTGGCACTGGACGCCAGCCTGGGCCTGCTCGAAGAGGTCGGCATGCAACACGTGGGCGCCCTGGTTGCGGAGCGCGTGCAGCAGCTGCAGGACGGGCTGGCACGGATTTCCACCGCGACCCTGCACAGCCCGCTCAATCCGGCACGCCGCGCGGGCATCCTGACCTTCAGCCTGGCCGGCTGGGACAACACGCAGTTGCTGGAGCGCCTGCGCGCGGAACAGGTGGTGTGCATCCAGCGGGGCGCCGGCATTCGCTTCTCGCCGCACTTCTACACGACGGAGAACGTGATCGAGGAAACCCTAGCATTGATCGCCGGAATGGCGCAGGAATGAGCCTGGGTGCTCAGCCCGCTGTGATGTATTCCAAATCCGTTTAAAAAAGCCCCGTCCCTCTGTGGCAGCCGCGTCATCTTGACCAATACTTGTAGATACCGGTGCGCGGCATCTCCCCCCAAGTGCCCCGCCGGTGAAGGTACCGAGGATCGCGTACCTTATTGTTACACTCCTAATGGTCTTGACCCGGATTCATCCCCCAGAACCCGGGTTTTTTTTGTCCGCGTTTTTTGTAAAGGTGCCGCCGCGATCAGGCCGCAAGCGGGAACAGCCGACGGAAGTTGGCGGTGGTCTGCTCGGCCAACGTCTCGAAACTCACGCCGCGCAACACGGCCAGGTACTCGGCCACTTCGCGCACGTATTCCGGCAGGTTCGGCTTGCCACGGTACGGCACCGGGGCGAGGTACGGCGAATCGGTTTCCACCAGCAGGCGGTCGGCCGGCACCTGGCGCGCCACTTCGCGCAGCTGCTCGGCATTGCGGAAGGTGACGATGCCCGACAGCGAGATGTAGAAGCCGATATCCAGCGCCGCCTTGGCCATCTCCCAGTCCTCGGTGAAGCAGTGCAGTACGCCAGCCTGCGGCAGCGCCGCCTCGCGCAGCAGCGCCAGGGTATCGGCACGCGCTTCGCGGGTATGCACGATGACCGGCTTGCCGGTGACCTTCGCCGCTTCCAGGTGCAGACGGAAGGCTTCCTGCTGAAGCTCGGCGGCTTCAGGCTCATAGTGGTAGTCCAGGCCGGTTTCACCGATGGCGACCACGCGCGGATGGTTCAGCTCGCCCAGCAGCCAGTCCAGCGCCGGCGCACTGCCCGGCTCCAGGTCCAGCGGATGGACACCCACCGAACAATGCACATCGGCGTAGCGGTCAGCCAGGTCCTTGACTGCCTTGGCATTGTCCGCACTGACACCGATGCACAGGAACTGGCTCACGCCGCGCGCGCGAGCGGCGTCCAGCGCGGCATCCAGCGAACCGCCATGGGCAGCGAGATCGAGGCGATCGAGGTGACAGTGGGAAT harbors:
- a CDS encoding electron transfer flavoprotein subunit alpha/FixB family protein, with amino-acid sequence MAILVIAEHNNGALGAATLNTVAAAQKIGGDIAVLVAGQNVGGVAEAAAKIAGVSKVLVADNAAYAHQLPENVAPLIAELGKGYSHVLAPATTNGKNFLPRVAALLDVDQISEIIEVVSADTFKRPIYAGNAIATVQSSAAVKVITVRGTGFDAVAAEGGSAAVEQVSGPADAGKSAFVGEELAKSDRPELTAAKIVVSGGRGMGNGDNFKILYALADKLGAAVGASRAAVDAGFVPNDMQVGQTGKIVAPQLYIAVGISGAIQHLAGMKDSKVIVAINKDEEAPIFQVADYGLVADLFEAVPELEKAV
- a CDS encoding DUF1285 domain-containing protein, which translates into the protein MTDPAKAGNLLAQIPATKDKGLPPVHLWNPDCCGDIDMRIARDGTWYYLGTPIGRKPMVRLFSTIIRRDGDDYFLVTPVEKCGITVDDAPFVAISLVVEGEGEQQVLRFTTNVEDEVVADAAHPIRVELDPQTQEPSPYVLVRVNLEALIHRNVFYQLVELAVSREIDGQEWLGVWSSGEFFPIAPQP
- a CDS encoding electron transfer flavoprotein subunit beta/FixA family protein encodes the protein MKVLVAVKRVVDYNVKVRVKADNSGVDLANVKMSMNPFCEIAVEEAVRLKEKGVVTEIVAVSVGPTAAQEQLRTALALGADRAILVESNEELSSLAIAKALKALVDKEQPQLVILGKQAIDSDNNQTGQMLAALTGYAQGTFASKVEIAGDKVNVTREIDGGLQTVALNLPAIVTTDLRLNEPRYASLPNIMKAKKKPLDVVTPDALGVSTASTVKTVKVEAPAARSAGVKVKSVAELVEKLKNEAKVI
- a CDS encoding ABC transporter substrate-binding protein, translating into MPQCSTMLRAALLLATFSVSLAGFAAGKCERLVATGNPEYPPYLWRDPMKPERLIGANADLLEEIGKAIGVDIRVIYTGSWARAQEEARLGRVDLIAGAFLTPARMETMDYVHPAFLTTDSVVWTRKDTSIPFTHWEDLRGLKGGTLVNNSFGAQFDSFAKQQLTLEEVPSLTQAFQKLLLKRSDYVIYEHYPGLAVAATLGMVDDLQPLEPPVSSEGLYLTLSHNSACNDPWLRGQLAKKMTELTAAGVPQRLLQDNLARWKGQQLQPASTPTQ
- a CDS encoding electron transfer flavoprotein-ubiquinone oxidoreductase: MEREFMEFDVVIVGAGPAGLSAACRLKQKAADAGQEISVCVVEKGSEVGAHILSGAVFEPRALNELFPNWKELEAPLNTPVKRDDIYVLKSPEAASKVPNFFVPKTMHNEGNYIISLGNLCRWLAQQAEGLGVEIYPGFAAQEALIDENGVVRGIVTGDLGVDREGNPKEGYYTPGMELRAKYTLFAEGCRGHIGKQLIKKYKLDSEADAQHYGIGIKEIWDIDPSKHEQGLVVHTAGWPLNDENPGGSFLYHLENNQVVVGLIIDLSYTNPHLSPFDEFQRYKHHPVIKQYLEGGKRVAYGARAICKGGLNSLPKMVFPGGALIGCDLGTLNFAKIKGSHTAMKSGMLAAESVAEALFAGREGGDVLNNYVDAFKGSWLYDELFRSRNFGAAMHKFGAIGGGAFNFIDQNIFGGKIPFTLHDTTPDYATLKKASEAPKIDYPKPDGKISFDKLSSVFLSNTNHEEDQPIHLKLTDPSVPVQKNLPLYDEPAQRYCPAGVYEVVSNDDGSKRFQINAQNCVHCKTCDIKDPAQNITWVAPEGTGGPNYPNM
- a CDS encoding DUF4823 domain-containing protein; the protein is MRYLMLTLVFAALAGCMTPSDMAERTGYYAGDAGFLDHSQTRRTGNWRLQSDSFIFIAQGPFVPPGHPYARPNVVAEEAFKGFVEYFPMVRRAQGPLGLEGAMQEARAVGANYLLYTRFAYGEDNAGSYEQYEDTDNAIGRDRSVIQVMLIETANRYLVDSATIRSRGGFLTFFDASPDDLIGPPLEDYARSLLGVKTHEEFQ
- the fabV gene encoding enoyl-ACP reductase FabV, producing the protein MIIKPRVRGFICVTTHPTGCEANVKEQIEYVEAHGPIANGPKKVLVIGSSTGYGLAARISAAFGAGADTLGVFFERPGSETKAGTAGWYNSAAFEKFAKAKGLYARSINGDAFSDEVKQVTIDTIKQDLGKVDLVVYSLAAPRRTHPKTGEVFNSVLKPVGKTVNFRGLDTDKEVIKESVMEPATAEEIANTVAVMGGEDWQMWIDALQEAGVLADGAKTTAFTYLGEEITHDLYWNGSIGAAKKDLDQKVLGIREKLAATGGDARVSVLKAVVTQASSAIPMMPLYLSLLFKVMKEKGTHEGCIEQVDGLFRESLYGAEPHLDADGRLRADYKELQPDVQDTVKNLWDKVTNENLYQLTDFTGYKTEFLRLFGFEIAGVDYEQDVNPDVQIPNLIQL
- a CDS encoding alpha/beta fold hydrolase; the protein is MKKALLFLVLLLAATAGVLYVFPSTLLATAQFAESSRAGLSERSLAVDNLDIRYYEGGPDKAQTVLLVHGFGADKSNWLRFARFLTDRYHVIALDLPGFGESSRPANISYDVGTQAERLADFMRELGIGRFHVVGNSMGGHIAALLAARHPNEVLSVGLFDNAGIVSPHQSELFQRLSKGEDNPLVLRSVDDFPALLDFVFVQKPPMPSRLEHYLAERSLERSAFNNRVFQQLRERYIPLEPELPKITAPTLLLWGDRDRVLDISSIDVMKPLLKKPSVAILRDCGHAPMIERPEETAQLYLDFLRQSQAPATAAN